Proteins from a genomic interval of Schistosoma mansoni strain Puerto Rico chromosome 6, complete genome:
- a CDS encoding putative zinc finger protein, with amino-acid sequence MSSGGATSVVTMKATAAAFPQSNSQAQKQHSQNNLQPTNHNPSQHSQLHRLSQPHLSASIHPVQSIAQNVVAASGHSTHPSVFPNAEFFQTLQQTAAAAALPTVLPYDQSQYIGQLMYFPYPTAAAAAANGLFNTGQSNDTATHHMSIGSSTPGGSVSGNQATIINQASCHATAGQLLTGGLVSATPSGMMTLNNATGSNQVNNANHLFASGAGLVGIGGSGVGGASGSNTVSVSNSASLAPLFTTAHFYPHHHTQQTGQQQPQQQFQIHHSLQQPHHPHTSVHMQHVQTLTAEDKLQSTTPVHTPQKQSDQELLSQSTQLGTPSQGNNSSLDASSTTVKRDNNGTGHFVCGVCGREFGMRCRLIAHTRRHTGERPFPCADCGRAFSDRGNLQRHRYTHSSQPRFHCTVCGKSFPGAAAAAIGGPVPLDRKGRPCNYPCPACPRRFAFQCRLAAHLRCHTNIRPFICIDCGRAFTQRGYLVRHAAVHKLDRPFSCGLCDRSYKHYGSLVNHRRTHSKSSGNTTNLSNLNLLSNLGTITSTNIGTLSSLEEVVSGALGQSHKTDSTSDAMNNQSTTTITLLPVSKVEEILPGDLNSSIQQVCLSSGSNILTVSEGQEQQQHNSEQVTSHQLTATAVWPILATGGGGGSVGINHVSQAQLIPSSIVQQQSRQAMVSGSHFSTITISPTQLAQSNQPSSSSSQQQQQLPLVTAPRPPHLSQPTSTTMLSTANVIAGNGGTSAPTFVTLPLFNGSIQNNLTESDRSIINGQLTPHSHHQFHCPISTLSDSSQPQQHHLQIAQTTATLQQQHIQANNSTTRVSGVDTNNNNTAPVLHVLQPSPSIFFSPYYLPHSAASQM; translated from the exons ATGTCAAGTGGTGGGGCAACTAGTGTAGTGACAATGAAAGCAACCGCAGCTGCATTCCCACAATCTAATTCACAAGCACAAAAGCAACATTCGCAAAATAATTTGCAACCAACAAAT CACAATCCAAGTCAGCATTCTCAATTGCATCGACTATCTCAGCCACATTTATCTGCATCAATTCATCCTGTTCAATCGATTGCTCAAAATGTCGTTGCTGCCAGTGGCCATTCAACCCATCCAAGTGTCTTTCCAAATGCTGAATTCTTTCAAACATTACAACAGACTGCCGCAGCGGCTGCATTACCAACTGTACTGCCATACGATCAATCACAGTATATTGGTCAATTAATGTATTTCCCATATCCCACAGCTGCTGCTGCTGCCGCAAATGGATTGTTCAATACTGGACAATCAAATGATACTGCTACTCATCATATGTCTATTGGTTCGTCTACACCTGGTGGTAGTGTTAGTGGTAATCAGGCAACAATTATTAATCAAGCATCGTGTCATGCTACTGCTGGACAATTATTAACTGGTGGACTTGTATCAGCCACACCTAGTGGAATGATGACTTTGAATAATGCAACTGGTTCGAATCAAGTTAATAATGCTAATCATCTATTTGCATCTGGAGCAGGATTAGTTGGAATTGGTGGCAGTGGCGTCGGTGGTGCATCTGGTTCAAATACTGTTTCTGTGTCTAATTCCGCTTCTTTAGCACCTTTATTTACAACTGCTCATTTTTATCCGCATCATCATACACAACAAACTGGTcaacaacaaccacaacaacagTTTCAAATTCATCATTCATTACAACAACCGCATCATCCACATACATCTGTACATATGCAACATGTTCAAACACTTACAG CGGAAGATAAACTACAATCTACTACACCAGTGCATACACCACAAAAACAGTCTGATCAAGAACTATTATCCCAGTCTACTCAACTAGGTACACCATCTCAAGGAAATAATAGTAGTTTGGATGCTAGTTCAACTACAGTAAAACGTGATAACAATGGTACAGGACATTTTGT ATGCGGTGTATGCGGTCGAGAATTTGGTATGCGATGTCGTCTTATTGCTCATACTCGACGTCATACTGGTGAACGTCCTTTTCCTTGTGCTGATTGTGGAAGAGCTTTTTCAGATAGAGGAAATTTACAACGTCATCGTTATACACATTCAAGTCAACCGAGATTTCATTGTACAGTTTGTGGAAAATCTTTCC CTGGAGCGGCAGCTGCTGCTATCGGTGGTCCAGTTCCATTAGATCGTAAAGGTCGTCCATGTAATTATCCTTGTCCTGCTTGTCCACGTCGTTTTGCTTTCCAATGTCGTCTTGCTGCACATCTTCGATGTCATACCAATATTCGTCCAtttatttgtattgattgtGGTCGTGCATTCACACAAAGAGGTTATCTAGTTCGTCATGCAGCTGTTCATAAATTAGATAGACCATTTTCATGTGGATTATGTGATCGATCCTATAAACATTATGGTTCATTAGTAAATCATCGACGAACTCATAGCAAAAGTAGTGGTAATACAACAAATCTTAGTAATTTAAATCTTTTATCAAATTTAGGAACAATTACATCAACTAATATTGGAACATTATCTAGTTTAGAAGAAGTAGTCAGTGGTGCATTAGGTCAATCACATAAAACTGATTCAACATCAGATGCAATGAATAATCAATCAACTACAACTATCACATTATTACCAGTTAGTAAAGTTGAAGAAATTTTACCCGGTGATCTTAATAGTTCTATTCAACAAGTATGCTTATCATCAGGCAGTAATATATTAACTGTTTCTGAAGgtcaagaacaacaacaacataattCAGAACAAGTAACATCTCATCAACTTACTGCTACTGCAGTATGGCCAATTTTAGCCACAGGTGGTGGAGGTGGTAGTGTTGGTATTAATCATGTTTCACAAGCTCAATTAATTCCTTCCTCTATTGTACAGCAACAATCAAGGCAAGCTATGGTTTCTGGTTCACATTTCTCTACTATAACGATCTCACCTACACAATTAGCTCAATCTAACCAACCGTCTTCGTCATCAtctcaacaacaacagcaatTACCACTTGTAACTGCCCCACGACCACCTCACTTAAGTCAACCAACTAGTACAACTATGTTATCAACTGCTAATGTAATAGCTGGTAATGGTGGTACATCTGCTCCTACATTTGTAACTCTTCCTTTATTCAATGGttcaatacaaaataatttaaCAGAATCTGATAGGTCTATTATTAATGGTCAATTGACTCCTCATTCACATCATCAATTTCATTGTCCAATAAGTACATTATCCGACTCATCACAACCACAACAACATCATCTTCAAATTGCACAAACCACGGCAAcattacaacaacaacacattCAAGCAAATAATTCAACTACACGAGTAAGCGGTGttgatacaaataataataatacagctCCAGTACTACATGTACTTCAACCATCACCGAGCATTTTCTTCTCACCGTACTATTTACCACATTCGGCAGCATCTCAAATGTAg